In Dermatophagoides farinae isolate YC_2012a chromosome 9, ASM2471394v1, whole genome shotgun sequence, a genomic segment contains:
- the CLIP-190 gene encoding cytoplasmic linker protein 190 isoform X2 encodes MNNQNLTIGKLDNLPTSFIDDPDSYMVGDRVWVQGIKPGYIVYIGDVQFARGEWAGIVLDKPEGKNDGSVHGVRYFQCQPNHGLFTRLHRLSRYPIDVVDVNNNPINLTSNNNDDNDQKTSTSSKAKTGSPSTTTTSTVRTQRLCSADGKVTTTITRVTKSPIQIPHYMLPIKPTKVITTVTTTTTTMEKPKQQPAQPKSVLKSSCRISSSSPSSSENRRKSNQHHVHF; translated from the exons atgaataatcaaaatttgacCATCGGTAAAC TAGATAATTTGCCaacatcatttattgatgatccaGATTCCTATATGGTTGGTGATCGTGTATGGGTACAAGGTATTAAACCCGGTTATATTGTCTATATTGGTGATGTACAATTTGCTCGAGGTGAATGGGCCGGTATTGTGTTGGATAAACCGGAAGGTAAAAATGATGGTTCCGTTCATGGAG TACgttattttcaatgtcaaCCAAATCATGGTCTATTTACACGTCTACATCGTCTTAGTCGTTATCCAATCGATGTTGTagatgttaataataatccaattAATTTGACcagtaataataacgatgataatgatcaaaaaacatCGACATCGTCTAAAGCGAAAACTggatcaccatcaacaacaacaacaagtacaGTACGTACACAACGTTTATGTTCAGCTGATGGTaaagtaacaacaacaataacacgTGTAACAAAAAGTCCAATACAAATTCCACATTATATGTTGCCGATAAAACCGACAAAAGTGATTACtacagtaacaacaacaacgacaacgatggAAAAACCGAAACAACAGCCAGCACAACCAAAATCTGTATTGAAATCAAGTTGTCGaatatcttcatcatcaccgtcaTCATCGGAAAATCGTcgtaaatcaaatcaacatcatgttcatttttga
- the CLIP-190 gene encoding cytoplasmic linker protein 190 isoform X1, producing the protein MNNQNLTIGKRIVVDNLPTSFIDDPDSYMVGDRVWVQGIKPGYIVYIGDVQFARGEWAGIVLDKPEGKNDGSVHGVRYFQCQPNHGLFTRLHRLSRYPIDVVDVNNNPINLTSNNNDDNDQKTSTSSKAKTGSPSTTTTSTVRTQRLCSADGKVTTTITRVTKSPIQIPHYMLPIKPTKVITTVTTTTTTMEKPKQQPAQPKSVLKSSCRISSSSPSSSENRRKSNQHHVHF; encoded by the exons atgaataatcaaaatttgacCATCGGTAAAC GTATCGTAGTAGATAATTTGCCaacatcatttattgatgatccaGATTCCTATATGGTTGGTGATCGTGTATGGGTACAAGGTATTAAACCCGGTTATATTGTCTATATTGGTGATGTACAATTTGCTCGAGGTGAATGGGCCGGTATTGTGTTGGATAAACCGGAAGGTAAAAATGATGGTTCCGTTCATGGAG TACgttattttcaatgtcaaCCAAATCATGGTCTATTTACACGTCTACATCGTCTTAGTCGTTATCCAATCGATGTTGTagatgttaataataatccaattAATTTGACcagtaataataacgatgataatgatcaaaaaacatCGACATCGTCTAAAGCGAAAACTggatcaccatcaacaacaacaacaagtacaGTACGTACACAACGTTTATGTTCAGCTGATGGTaaagtaacaacaacaataacacgTGTAACAAAAAGTCCAATACAAATTCCACATTATATGTTGCCGATAAAACCGACAAAAGTGATTACtacagtaacaacaacaacgacaacgatggAAAAACCGAAACAACAGCCAGCACAACCAAAATCTGTATTGAAATCAAGTTGTCGaatatcttcatcatcaccgtcaTCATCGGAAAATCGTcgtaaatcaaatcaacatcatgttcatttttga
- the CLIP-190 gene encoding cytoplasmic linker protein 190 isoform X3: protein MVGDRVWVQGIKPGYIVYIGDVQFARGEWAGIVLDKPEGKNDGSVHGVRYFQCQPNHGLFTRLHRLSRYPIDVVDVNNNPINLTSNNNDDNDQKTSTSSKAKTGSPSTTTTSTVRTQRLCSADGKVTTTITRVTKSPIQIPHYMLPIKPTKVITTVTTTTTTMEKPKQQPAQPKSVLKSSCRISSSSPSSSENRRKSNQHHVHF from the exons ATGGTTGGTGATCGTGTATGGGTACAAGGTATTAAACCCGGTTATATTGTCTATATTGGTGATGTACAATTTGCTCGAGGTGAATGGGCCGGTATTGTGTTGGATAAACCGGAAGGTAAAAATGATGGTTCCGTTCATGGAG TACgttattttcaatgtcaaCCAAATCATGGTCTATTTACACGTCTACATCGTCTTAGTCGTTATCCAATCGATGTTGTagatgttaataataatccaattAATTTGACcagtaataataacgatgataatgatcaaaaaacatCGACATCGTCTAAAGCGAAAACTggatcaccatcaacaacaacaacaagtacaGTACGTACACAACGTTTATGTTCAGCTGATGGTaaagtaacaacaacaataacacgTGTAACAAAAAGTCCAATACAAATTCCACATTATATGTTGCCGATAAAACCGACAAAAGTGATTACtacagtaacaacaacaacgacaacgatggAAAAACCGAAACAACAGCCAGCACAACCAAAATCTGTATTGAAATCAAGTTGTCGaatatcttcatcatcaccgtcaTCATCGGAAAATCGTcgtaaatcaaatcaacatcatgttcatttttga